The following are encoded in a window of Vigna unguiculata cultivar IT97K-499-35 chromosome 8, ASM411807v1, whole genome shotgun sequence genomic DNA:
- the LOC114195384 gene encoding uncharacterized protein LOC114195384 isoform X2: protein MVEDVKCVAELRTKISRLEEEKVGNKSALDALNMKNTELKEEVKKNLTVIERLRTENDKLTDEKLERKTLFESLEKKYGELCASVVKLEDDIKVLMSEGASDCGNTEVEPKPQVCYAVKDEEVIDDYELENDTGEHVPFRAQSAKKGNKDITSEMEVITLSDDDDDECPNQGLHREKAISQIMGENEHPQRVETLTRKRAGASDIQTSSRSTSSDDLYEMDNPPLKRVKTSPASSDTYSLPGYFLTRRI from the exons atggtAGAAGATGTCAAATGTGTGGCTGAACTAAGGACCAAGATCAGTAGGTTGGAGGAGGAGAAGGTTGGGAACAAGAGTGCTCTTGATGCTCTCAACATGAAGAACACTGAATTGAAGGAAGAAGTTAAGAAGAATTTGACCGTCATAGAGAGGTTGAGGACTGAAAATGATAAATTGACAGATGAGAAGCTCGAACGTAAGACATTATTTGAGTCTTTGGAGAAGAAATATGGTGAACTCTGTGCCAGTGTTGTGAAGTTGGAAGATGATATAAAGGTTTTGATGAGTGAAGGTGCCTCTGATTGTGGGAACACTGAAGTGGAGCCTAAACCTCAAGTTTGTTATGCTGTCAAAGATGAAGAGGTTATTGATGACTACGAGCTTGAAAATGACACTGGAGAGCATGTTCCTTTCCGGGCTCAGTCTGCCAAAAAAGGGAACAAGGATATTACATCAG aaatGGAGGTCATAACCCTatctgatgatgatgatgatgagtgTCCAAATCAAGGATTGCATAGAGAAAAAGCTATTTCTCAAATTATGGGAGAAAATGAACATCCACAAAGGGTTGAAACGCTCACAAGAAAACGTGCTGGTGCTTCTGATATTCAGACTTCTTCCCGATCAACATCCAGTGATGATTTATATGAAATGGATAATCCCCCTCTAAAGAGAGTTAAAACTTCGCCGGCCAGTTCTGATACATACAGTTTGCCAGG ATACTTCCTCACTCGCAGAATCTAG
- the LOC114195384 gene encoding uncharacterized protein LOC114195384 isoform X1 has product MVEDVKCVAELRTKISRLEEEKVGNKSALDALNMKNTELKEEVKKNLTVIERLRTENDKLTDEKLERKTLFESLEKKYGELCASVVKLEDDIKVLMSEGASDCGNTEVEPKPQVCYAVKDEEVIDDYELENDTGEHVPFRAQSAKKGNKDITSEMEVITLSDDDDDECPNQGLHREKAISQIMGENEHPQRVETLTRKRAGASDIQTSSRSTSSDDLYEMDNPPLKRVKTSPASSDTYSLPGRYFLTRRI; this is encoded by the exons atggtAGAAGATGTCAAATGTGTGGCTGAACTAAGGACCAAGATCAGTAGGTTGGAGGAGGAGAAGGTTGGGAACAAGAGTGCTCTTGATGCTCTCAACATGAAGAACACTGAATTGAAGGAAGAAGTTAAGAAGAATTTGACCGTCATAGAGAGGTTGAGGACTGAAAATGATAAATTGACAGATGAGAAGCTCGAACGTAAGACATTATTTGAGTCTTTGGAGAAGAAATATGGTGAACTCTGTGCCAGTGTTGTGAAGTTGGAAGATGATATAAAGGTTTTGATGAGTGAAGGTGCCTCTGATTGTGGGAACACTGAAGTGGAGCCTAAACCTCAAGTTTGTTATGCTGTCAAAGATGAAGAGGTTATTGATGACTACGAGCTTGAAAATGACACTGGAGAGCATGTTCCTTTCCGGGCTCAGTCTGCCAAAAAAGGGAACAAGGATATTACATCAG aaatGGAGGTCATAACCCTatctgatgatgatgatgatgagtgTCCAAATCAAGGATTGCATAGAGAAAAAGCTATTTCTCAAATTATGGGAGAAAATGAACATCCACAAAGGGTTGAAACGCTCACAAGAAAACGTGCTGGTGCTTCTGATATTCAGACTTCTTCCCGATCAACATCCAGTGATGATTTATATGAAATGGATAATCCCCCTCTAAAGAGAGTTAAAACTTCGCCGGCCAGTTCTGATACATACAGTTTGCCAGG CAGATACTTCCTCACTCGCAGAATCTAG